In Equus quagga isolate Etosha38 chromosome 14, UCLA_HA_Equagga_1.0, whole genome shotgun sequence, one DNA window encodes the following:
- the PCF11 gene encoding pre-mRNA cleavage complex 2 protein Pcf11 isoform X2 — MSEQTPAEAGTAGAREDACRDYQSSLEDLTFNSKPHINMLTILAEENLPFAKEIVSLIEAQTAKAPSSEKLPVMYLMDSIVKNVGREYLTAFTKNLVATFICVFEKVDENTRKSLFKLRSTWDEIFPLKKLYALDVRVNSLDPAWPIKPLPPNVNTSSIHVNPKFLNKSPEEPSTPGTVVSSPSISTPPIVPDIQKNLTQEQLIRQQLLAKQKQLLELQQKKLELELEQAKAQLAVSLSVQQETSNLGAGSAPSKLHVSQIPPMAVKAPHQVSVQPEKSRPGPSLQIQDLKGTNRDPRLNRMSQHSSHGKDQSHRKEFLVNTLNQSDIKTSKTIPSEKLNSSKQEKSKSGEKITKKELDQLDSKSKSKSKSPSPLKNKLSHTKDLKNQESESARVSDMSKRDPRLKKHLQDKTDSKDDDVKEKRKTAEKKDKDEHMKSSEHRLVGSRNKIINGIVQKQDTITEESEKQGTKPGRSSTRKRSRSRSPKSRSPIIHSPKRRDRRSPKRRQRSMSPTSTPKAGKIRQSGVKQSHMEEFTPPSREERNAKRSTKQDVRDPRRIKKTEEERPQETANQHSTKSGTEPKENIENWQSSKSTKRWKSGWEENKSLQQGDEHSKSPHLRHRESWSSTKGILSPRAPKQQHRLSVDANLQIPKELTLASKRELLQKTSERLASGEITQDEFLVVVHQIRQLFQYQEGVREEQRSPFNDRFPLKRPRYEDSDKPFVDSPASRFAGLDTNQRLTALAEDRPLFDGPSRPSVTRDGPTKMIFEGPNKLSPRIDGPPAPGSLRFDGSPGQMGGGGPLRFEGPQGQLGGGCPLRFEGPPGPVGTPLRFEGPIGQAGGGGFRFEGSPGLRFEGSAGGLRFEGPGGQPVGGLRFEGHRGQPVGGIRFEGPHGQPVGGLRFDNPRGQPVGGLRFEGGHGPSGAAIRFDGPHGQPAGGIRFEGPLLQQGVGMRFEGPHGQSVAGLRFEGQHNQLGGNLRFEGPHGQPGVGIRFEGPLVQQGGGMRFEGPSVPGGGLRIEGPLGQGGPRFEGCHALRFDGQPGQPSLLPRFDGLHGQPGPRFERTGQPGPQRFDGPPGQQVQPRFDGVPQRFDGPQHQQASRFDIPLGLQGTRFDNHPSQRLESVSFNQTGPYNDPPGSAFNAPSQGLQFQRHEQIFDSPQGPNFNGPHGPGNQNFSNPLNRASGHYFDEKNLQSSQFGNFGNLPAPITVGNIQASQQVLTGVAQPVAFGQGQQFLPVHPQNPGAFVQNPSGALPKAYPDNHLSQVDVNELFSKLLKTGILKLSQPDSATTQVNEVAAQPPPEEEEDQNEDQDVPDLTNFTIEELKQRYDSVINRLYTGIQCYSCGMRFTTSQTDVYADHLDWHYRQNRTEKDVSRKVTHRRWYYSLTDWIEFEEIADLEERAKSQFFEKVHEEVVLKTQEAAKEKEFQSVPAGPAGSVESCEICQEQFEQYWDEEEEEWHLKNAIRVDGKIYHPSCYEDYQNTSSFDCTPSPSKTPVENPLNIMLNIVKNELQEPCESSKVKEEQIDTPPACTEESIATPTEIKTENDTVESV; from the exons ATGTCAGAGCAGACGCCGGCCGAGGCCGGTACTGCGGGGGCCCGGGAGGACGCCTGTCGGGATTATCAGTCATCACTCGAAGACCTGACCTTCAATAGCAAACCGCACATCAATATGCTGACCATTCTAGCCGAGGAGAACCTGCCCTTCGCCAAGGAGATCGTCTCTCTCATCGAGGCCCAAACCGCCAAG GCTCCTTCCTCAGAGAAGCTTCCCGTTATGTACCTTATGGATTCTATCGTGAAAAACGTTGGAAGAGAGTATCTCACTGCCTTTACTAAAAATCTAGTTGcaacatttatttgtgtgtttgaaaaG GTGGATGAAAATActagaaaaagtttatttaaattacGTTCCACATGGGATGAGATATTCCCTTTGAAGAAACTTTATGCCCTGGATGTCAGAGTCAATTCGTTAGATCCTGCTTGGCCTATTAAACCTCTACCCCCTAATGTGAATACATCTAGCATCCATGTGaatcctaaatttttaaataaatcg cCTGAAGAGCCTTCAACACCTGGCACAGTGGTCAGTTCCCCTAGCATCTCCACTCCTCCAATTGTTCCTGATATACAAAAGAATCTTACCCAAGAACAACTAATAAGGCAGCAGTTACtggcaaaacaaaaacagttgTTAGAACTTCAGCAGAAAAAGCTGGAGCTTGAGCTAGAGCAAGCTAAGGCACAACTG gCAGTTTCTCTTAGTGTTCAGCAGGAGACATCCAACTTGGGTGCTGGATCTGCACCATCCAAATTACACGTGTCACAAATCCCCCCCATGGCAGTTAAAGCTCCCCATCAGGTTTCTGTGCAACCTGAGAAAAGCCGTCCAGGTCCATCCTTACAAATTCAGGATTTGAAAGGAACTAACAGGGATCCCCGTCTTAATAGGATGAGTCAACATTCTTCTCATGGAAAAGATCAGAGTCACAGGAAAGAATTCCTAGTGAACACATTGAACCAATCTGATATTAAGACAAGTAAAACTATACCCTCTGAAAAACTGAATTCATccaagcaagaaaaaagtaaatcaggtgaaaaaataaccaagaaaGAACTTGACCAGTTAGATTCTAAATCTAAATCTAAGTCTAAATCACCATCacctttgaaaaacaaattatcccacacaaaagacttgaaaaatcaAGAATCTGAAAGTGCAAGGGTGTCTGATATGAGTAAGAGAGAtccaagattaaaaaaacatcTTCAGGATAAGACTGATAGCAAAGATGATGatgtgaaagagaagagaaaaactgcaGAAAAGAAGGATAAAGATGAGCACATGAAATCATCTGAACACAGACTGGTtggaagtagaaataaaatcataaatggcATTGTACAAAAACAGGATACAATAACGGAAGAATCAGAAAAACAGGGGACAAAACCAGGGAGATCAAGTACCAGAAAGCGATCAAGATCTCGATCACCGAAGTCTCGGTCACCAATTATACATTCTCCAAAGAGAAGAGATAGGCGGTCACCCAAAAGAAGGCAAAGGAGTATGTCTCCAACCTCGACACCCAAAGCTGGAAAGATTCGCCAATCAGGAGTTAAGCAATCACATATGGAGGAGTTTACGCCACCttccagggaagaaagaaatgctaAGAGAAGTACTAAACAGGATGTTCGAGATCCAAGGCgaataaaaaagactgaagagGAACGACCACAGGAAACTGCAAATCAGCATTCTACAAAGTCAGGCACTGAACCAAAGGAGAATATAGAAAATTGGCAAAGTTCCAAGTCTACCAAAAGATGGAAATCTggttgggaagaaaataaaag cttaCAACAGGGTGATGAACATAGTAAATCTCCTCATCTAAGGCACAGGGAGAGTTGGTCAAGCACTAAAGGGATCTTGTCACCTCGAGCCCCAAAGCAGCAGCATCGATTAAGTGTAGATGCCAATCTTCAGATTCCTAAAGAGTTAACTCTTGCAAGCAAAAGAGAATTACTGCAAAAG ACGAGTGAACGTTTAGCATCTGGTGAAATTACACAGGATGAGTTCCTTGTTGTTGTGCATCAAATTCGACAGCTATTTCAGTATCAAGAAG gtgtACGAGAAGAGCAGAGATCGCCATTCAATGATCGTTTTCCACTTAAGCGACCTAGGTATGAAGATTCAGATAAACCATTTGTAGATAGCCCAGCATCGAGATTCGCCGGCCTTGATACAAATCAGCGACTTACAGCTTTAGCTGAAGACAGACCATTATTTGATGGACCTAGTAGGCCATCAGTAACGAGAGATGGCCCAACCAAGATGATTTTTGAAGGACCTAATAAATTAAGCCCTAGAATTGATGGACCTCCTGCACCAGGTTCTCTTCGGTTTGATGGGTCACCAGGACAAATGGGGGGAGGTGGCCCTTTGAGATTTGAAGGACCACAAGGTCAGCTAGGAGGTGGGTGTCCTTTGAGATTTGAAGGTCCTCCAGGACCAGTAGGGACACCTCTGCGGTTTGAGGGGCCAATTGGTCAAGCAGGAGGAGGTGGTTTTCGGTTTGAAGGTTCCCCTGGTCTGAGGTTTGAGGGATCTGCAGGTGGTTTGCGATTTGAAGgaccagggggccagcctgtgggTGGTCTCAGGTTTGAGGGACATCGGGGTCAACCTGTGGGTGGTATAAGGTTTGAGGGACCTCATGGTCAGCCTGTGGGTGGACTTAGATTTGATAATCCTCGAGGTCAGCCTGTAGGTGGACTTAGATTTGAGGGGGGTCATGGCCCATCAGGGGCTGCAATTAGGTTTGATGGACCTCATGGTCAGCCAGCAGGTGGGATCAGATTTGAGGGCCCTTTGCTACAGCAGGGAGTTGGAATGAGGTTTGAGGGCCCCCACGGTCAGTCAGTAGCTGGTCTGAGGTTTGAAGGGCAACATAATCAACTCGGTGGGAACCTTAGGTTTGAGGGTCCACACGGTCAACCAGGGGTTGGGATCAGGTTTGAAGGACCTTTAGTCCAACAAGGAGGTGGAATGAGGTTTGAGGGTCCTTCCGTACCAGGAGGTGGCCTGAGAATTGAAGGGCCTCTGGGTCAAGGTGGTCCGAGATTTGAAGGTTGTCATGCTTTAAGGTTTGATGGACAGCCAGGTCAGCCATCACTCTTGCCAAGATTTGATGGATTACATGGTCAGCCAGGTCCTAGATTTGAACGAACTGGTCAGCCAGGCCCACAGAGATTTGATGGACCGCCTGGACAACAGGTTCAACCAAGATTTGATGGTGTACCTCAAAGATTTGATGGTCCACAACACCAGCAAGCATCAAGGTTTGATATTCCTCTTGGTCTTCAAGGCACACGATTTGACAATCATCCTTCACAAAGGCTTGAATCAGTATCTTTCAATCAAACTGGTCCATATAATGATCCACCTGGCAGTGCTTTTAATGCCCCATCCCAAGGACTGCAGTTCCAAAGACATGAACAAATATTTGATTCACCTCAAGGACCAAATTTTAATGGACCACATGGCCCTGGAAACCAGAATTTCTCGAATCCCCTTAACAGAGCTTCTGGACACTACTTTGATGAAAAGAATCTTCAGAGTTCTCAATTTGGAAACTTTGGCAATTTACCTGCTCCAATAACAGTAGGAAATATTCAGGCATCTCAACAG GTTCTGACTGGTGTTGCTCAGCCAGTGGCATTTGGCCAAGGACAACAGTTTTTACCAGTTCATCCACAGAATCCTGGAGCATTTGTTCAGAATCCTTCAG gagccCTTCCTAAGGCATATCCTGATAATCATCTCAGTCAGGTGGATGTAAACgaattattttcaaaactgcTAAAAACAGGAATTCTCAAATTGTCGCAGCCTGATTCAGCTACAACGC AAGTAAATGAAGTTGCTGCTCAGCCTCCCCCTGAAGAGGAGGAAGATCAAAATGAAGATCAAGATGTTCCAGATCTTACCAATTTTACAATTGAAGAATTGAAACA ACGTTACGATAGTGTTATAAATCGACTGTACACTGGTATTCAGTGTTACTCTTGTGGAATGAGGTTTACAACATCACAGACAGATGTATACGCAGATCACTTGGACTGGCATTATCGGCAAAATAGAACTGAAAAAGATGTTAGCAGAAAAGTCACTCATAGACGTTGGTACTACAGTTTAACA GACTGGATAGAATTTGAGGAAATAGCTGATCTGGAAGAACGTGCAAAGAGCCAGTTTTTTGAAAAGGTGCATGAAGAAGTCGTGCTCAAAACTCAGGAGGCTGCTAAAGAAAAGGAGTTCCAAAGTGTACCTGCTGGGCCAGCTGGATCAGTTGAG aGTTGTGAAATCTGTCAAGAACAATTTGAACAATActgggatgaggaagaggaggaatggcatttaaaaaatgctattagAGTGGATGGAAAG atTTATCATCCATCATGTTATGAAGATTATCAAAAT ACATCTTCATTTGATTGTACACCATCTCCCAGCAAGACACCAGTTGAAAACCCCTTGAACATTATGTTGAACATTGTCAAAAACGAATTGCAGGAACCCTGTGAAAGTTCCAAAGTTAAGGAAGAACAAATTGATACCCCACCAGCTTGTACAGAAGAAAGCATTGCAACACCCactgaaattaaaacagaaaatgatacAGTTGAGtcagtttaa
- the PCF11 gene encoding pre-mRNA cleavage complex 2 protein Pcf11 isoform X1, whose amino-acid sequence MSEQTPAEAGTAGAREDACRDYQSSLEDLTFNSKPHINMLTILAEENLPFAKEIVSLIEAQTAKAPSSEKLPVMYLMDSIVKNVGREYLTAFTKNLVATFICVFEKVDENTRKSLFKLRSTWDEIFPLKKLYALDVRVNSLDPAWPIKPLPPNVNTSSIHVNPKFLNKSPEEPSTPGTVVSSPSISTPPIVPDIQKNLTQEQLIRQQLLAKQKQLLELQQKKLELELEQAKAQLAVSLSVQQETSNLGAGSAPSKLHVSQIPPMAVKAPHQVSVQPEKSRPGPSLQIQDLKGTNRDPRLNRMSQHSSHGKDQSHRKEFLVNTLNQSDIKTSKTIPSEKLNSSKQEKSKSGEKITKKELDQLDSKSKSKSKSPSPLKNKLSHTKDLKNQESESARVSDMSKRDPRLKKHLQDKTDSKDDDVKEKRKTAEKKDKDEHMKSSEHRLVGSRNKIINGIVQKQDTITEESEKQGTKPGRSSTRKRSRSRSPKSRSPIIHSPKRRDRRSPKRRQRSMSPTSTPKAGKIRQSGVKQSHMEEFTPPSREERNAKRSTKQDVRDPRRIKKTEEERPQETANQHSTKSGTEPKENIENWQSSKSTKRWKSGWEENKSLQQGDEHSKSPHLRHRESWSSTKGILSPRAPKQQHRLSVDANLQIPKELTLASKRELLQKTSERLASGEITQDEFLVVVHQIRQLFQYQEGKHRCNVRDSPTEENKGGLKKKPLLSDAELTYYEHKAKLKRTQVQHSFPRLDLLDPDIFDYPLTDALLSGIECEPSKTKHASRNSGAQFDRKEQFSERARRLSPISGSRTYAENLSPHEGRRRHDEQVSAKGVREEQRSPFNDRFPLKRPRYEDSDKPFVDSPASRFAGLDTNQRLTALAEDRPLFDGPSRPSVTRDGPTKMIFEGPNKLSPRIDGPPAPGSLRFDGSPGQMGGGGPLRFEGPQGQLGGGCPLRFEGPPGPVGTPLRFEGPIGQAGGGGFRFEGSPGLRFEGSAGGLRFEGPGGQPVGGLRFEGHRGQPVGGIRFEGPHGQPVGGLRFDNPRGQPVGGLRFEGGHGPSGAAIRFDGPHGQPAGGIRFEGPLLQQGVGMRFEGPHGQSVAGLRFEGQHNQLGGNLRFEGPHGQPGVGIRFEGPLVQQGGGMRFEGPSVPGGGLRIEGPLGQGGPRFEGCHALRFDGQPGQPSLLPRFDGLHGQPGPRFERTGQPGPQRFDGPPGQQVQPRFDGVPQRFDGPQHQQASRFDIPLGLQGTRFDNHPSQRLESVSFNQTGPYNDPPGSAFNAPSQGLQFQRHEQIFDSPQGPNFNGPHGPGNQNFSNPLNRASGHYFDEKNLQSSQFGNFGNLPAPITVGNIQASQQVLTGVAQPVAFGQGQQFLPVHPQNPGAFVQNPSGALPKAYPDNHLSQVDVNELFSKLLKTGILKLSQPDSATTQVNEVAAQPPPEEEEDQNEDQDVPDLTNFTIEELKQRYDSVINRLYTGIQCYSCGMRFTTSQTDVYADHLDWHYRQNRTEKDVSRKVTHRRWYYSLTDWIEFEEIADLEERAKSQFFEKVHEEVVLKTQEAAKEKEFQSVPAGPAGSVESCEICQEQFEQYWDEEEEEWHLKNAIRVDGKIYHPSCYEDYQNTSSFDCTPSPSKTPVENPLNIMLNIVKNELQEPCESSKVKEEQIDTPPACTEESIATPTEIKTENDTVESV is encoded by the exons ATGTCAGAGCAGACGCCGGCCGAGGCCGGTACTGCGGGGGCCCGGGAGGACGCCTGTCGGGATTATCAGTCATCACTCGAAGACCTGACCTTCAATAGCAAACCGCACATCAATATGCTGACCATTCTAGCCGAGGAGAACCTGCCCTTCGCCAAGGAGATCGTCTCTCTCATCGAGGCCCAAACCGCCAAG GCTCCTTCCTCAGAGAAGCTTCCCGTTATGTACCTTATGGATTCTATCGTGAAAAACGTTGGAAGAGAGTATCTCACTGCCTTTACTAAAAATCTAGTTGcaacatttatttgtgtgtttgaaaaG GTGGATGAAAATActagaaaaagtttatttaaattacGTTCCACATGGGATGAGATATTCCCTTTGAAGAAACTTTATGCCCTGGATGTCAGAGTCAATTCGTTAGATCCTGCTTGGCCTATTAAACCTCTACCCCCTAATGTGAATACATCTAGCATCCATGTGaatcctaaatttttaaataaatcg cCTGAAGAGCCTTCAACACCTGGCACAGTGGTCAGTTCCCCTAGCATCTCCACTCCTCCAATTGTTCCTGATATACAAAAGAATCTTACCCAAGAACAACTAATAAGGCAGCAGTTACtggcaaaacaaaaacagttgTTAGAACTTCAGCAGAAAAAGCTGGAGCTTGAGCTAGAGCAAGCTAAGGCACAACTG gCAGTTTCTCTTAGTGTTCAGCAGGAGACATCCAACTTGGGTGCTGGATCTGCACCATCCAAATTACACGTGTCACAAATCCCCCCCATGGCAGTTAAAGCTCCCCATCAGGTTTCTGTGCAACCTGAGAAAAGCCGTCCAGGTCCATCCTTACAAATTCAGGATTTGAAAGGAACTAACAGGGATCCCCGTCTTAATAGGATGAGTCAACATTCTTCTCATGGAAAAGATCAGAGTCACAGGAAAGAATTCCTAGTGAACACATTGAACCAATCTGATATTAAGACAAGTAAAACTATACCCTCTGAAAAACTGAATTCATccaagcaagaaaaaagtaaatcaggtgaaaaaataaccaagaaaGAACTTGACCAGTTAGATTCTAAATCTAAATCTAAGTCTAAATCACCATCacctttgaaaaacaaattatcccacacaaaagacttgaaaaatcaAGAATCTGAAAGTGCAAGGGTGTCTGATATGAGTAAGAGAGAtccaagattaaaaaaacatcTTCAGGATAAGACTGATAGCAAAGATGATGatgtgaaagagaagagaaaaactgcaGAAAAGAAGGATAAAGATGAGCACATGAAATCATCTGAACACAGACTGGTtggaagtagaaataaaatcataaatggcATTGTACAAAAACAGGATACAATAACGGAAGAATCAGAAAAACAGGGGACAAAACCAGGGAGATCAAGTACCAGAAAGCGATCAAGATCTCGATCACCGAAGTCTCGGTCACCAATTATACATTCTCCAAAGAGAAGAGATAGGCGGTCACCCAAAAGAAGGCAAAGGAGTATGTCTCCAACCTCGACACCCAAAGCTGGAAAGATTCGCCAATCAGGAGTTAAGCAATCACATATGGAGGAGTTTACGCCACCttccagggaagaaagaaatgctaAGAGAAGTACTAAACAGGATGTTCGAGATCCAAGGCgaataaaaaagactgaagagGAACGACCACAGGAAACTGCAAATCAGCATTCTACAAAGTCAGGCACTGAACCAAAGGAGAATATAGAAAATTGGCAAAGTTCCAAGTCTACCAAAAGATGGAAATCTggttgggaagaaaataaaag cttaCAACAGGGTGATGAACATAGTAAATCTCCTCATCTAAGGCACAGGGAGAGTTGGTCAAGCACTAAAGGGATCTTGTCACCTCGAGCCCCAAAGCAGCAGCATCGATTAAGTGTAGATGCCAATCTTCAGATTCCTAAAGAGTTAACTCTTGCAAGCAAAAGAGAATTACTGCAAAAG ACGAGTGAACGTTTAGCATCTGGTGAAATTACACAGGATGAGTTCCTTGTTGTTGTGCATCAAATTCGACAGCTATTTCAGTATCAAGAAGGTAAACATAGATGCAATGTACGGGATAGTcctacagaagaaaataaaggtggattaaaaaagaaacctctCTTATCTGATGCTGAATTAACCTACTATGAAcataaagcaaaactgaaaagGACACAGGTTCAGCATTCATTTCCAAGACTTGATCTCTTAGATCCTGATATTTTTGACTACCCTTTGACTGATGCCTTGTTGTCTGGAATAGAATGTGAGCCAtccaaaactaaacatgcaagtAGGAATAGTGGAGCACAGTTtgacagaaaagaacaatttagTGAAAGAGCAAGACGTCTTTCTCCTATATCTGGGAGTCGTACTTATGCTGAGAATCTTTCACCCCATGAGGGCCGGAGAAGACATGACGAGCAAGTCTCTGCTAAAG gtgtACGAGAAGAGCAGAGATCGCCATTCAATGATCGTTTTCCACTTAAGCGACCTAGGTATGAAGATTCAGATAAACCATTTGTAGATAGCCCAGCATCGAGATTCGCCGGCCTTGATACAAATCAGCGACTTACAGCTTTAGCTGAAGACAGACCATTATTTGATGGACCTAGTAGGCCATCAGTAACGAGAGATGGCCCAACCAAGATGATTTTTGAAGGACCTAATAAATTAAGCCCTAGAATTGATGGACCTCCTGCACCAGGTTCTCTTCGGTTTGATGGGTCACCAGGACAAATGGGGGGAGGTGGCCCTTTGAGATTTGAAGGACCACAAGGTCAGCTAGGAGGTGGGTGTCCTTTGAGATTTGAAGGTCCTCCAGGACCAGTAGGGACACCTCTGCGGTTTGAGGGGCCAATTGGTCAAGCAGGAGGAGGTGGTTTTCGGTTTGAAGGTTCCCCTGGTCTGAGGTTTGAGGGATCTGCAGGTGGTTTGCGATTTGAAGgaccagggggccagcctgtgggTGGTCTCAGGTTTGAGGGACATCGGGGTCAACCTGTGGGTGGTATAAGGTTTGAGGGACCTCATGGTCAGCCTGTGGGTGGACTTAGATTTGATAATCCTCGAGGTCAGCCTGTAGGTGGACTTAGATTTGAGGGGGGTCATGGCCCATCAGGGGCTGCAATTAGGTTTGATGGACCTCATGGTCAGCCAGCAGGTGGGATCAGATTTGAGGGCCCTTTGCTACAGCAGGGAGTTGGAATGAGGTTTGAGGGCCCCCACGGTCAGTCAGTAGCTGGTCTGAGGTTTGAAGGGCAACATAATCAACTCGGTGGGAACCTTAGGTTTGAGGGTCCACACGGTCAACCAGGGGTTGGGATCAGGTTTGAAGGACCTTTAGTCCAACAAGGAGGTGGAATGAGGTTTGAGGGTCCTTCCGTACCAGGAGGTGGCCTGAGAATTGAAGGGCCTCTGGGTCAAGGTGGTCCGAGATTTGAAGGTTGTCATGCTTTAAGGTTTGATGGACAGCCAGGTCAGCCATCACTCTTGCCAAGATTTGATGGATTACATGGTCAGCCAGGTCCTAGATTTGAACGAACTGGTCAGCCAGGCCCACAGAGATTTGATGGACCGCCTGGACAACAGGTTCAACCAAGATTTGATGGTGTACCTCAAAGATTTGATGGTCCACAACACCAGCAAGCATCAAGGTTTGATATTCCTCTTGGTCTTCAAGGCACACGATTTGACAATCATCCTTCACAAAGGCTTGAATCAGTATCTTTCAATCAAACTGGTCCATATAATGATCCACCTGGCAGTGCTTTTAATGCCCCATCCCAAGGACTGCAGTTCCAAAGACATGAACAAATATTTGATTCACCTCAAGGACCAAATTTTAATGGACCACATGGCCCTGGAAACCAGAATTTCTCGAATCCCCTTAACAGAGCTTCTGGACACTACTTTGATGAAAAGAATCTTCAGAGTTCTCAATTTGGAAACTTTGGCAATTTACCTGCTCCAATAACAGTAGGAAATATTCAGGCATCTCAACAG GTTCTGACTGGTGTTGCTCAGCCAGTGGCATTTGGCCAAGGACAACAGTTTTTACCAGTTCATCCACAGAATCCTGGAGCATTTGTTCAGAATCCTTCAG gagccCTTCCTAAGGCATATCCTGATAATCATCTCAGTCAGGTGGATGTAAACgaattattttcaaaactgcTAAAAACAGGAATTCTCAAATTGTCGCAGCCTGATTCAGCTACAACGC AAGTAAATGAAGTTGCTGCTCAGCCTCCCCCTGAAGAGGAGGAAGATCAAAATGAAGATCAAGATGTTCCAGATCTTACCAATTTTACAATTGAAGAATTGAAACA ACGTTACGATAGTGTTATAAATCGACTGTACACTGGTATTCAGTGTTACTCTTGTGGAATGAGGTTTACAACATCACAGACAGATGTATACGCAGATCACTTGGACTGGCATTATCGGCAAAATAGAACTGAAAAAGATGTTAGCAGAAAAGTCACTCATAGACGTTGGTACTACAGTTTAACA GACTGGATAGAATTTGAGGAAATAGCTGATCTGGAAGAACGTGCAAAGAGCCAGTTTTTTGAAAAGGTGCATGAAGAAGTCGTGCTCAAAACTCAGGAGGCTGCTAAAGAAAAGGAGTTCCAAAGTGTACCTGCTGGGCCAGCTGGATCAGTTGAG aGTTGTGAAATCTGTCAAGAACAATTTGAACAATActgggatgaggaagaggaggaatggcatttaaaaaatgctattagAGTGGATGGAAAG atTTATCATCCATCATGTTATGAAGATTATCAAAAT ACATCTTCATTTGATTGTACACCATCTCCCAGCAAGACACCAGTTGAAAACCCCTTGAACATTATGTTGAACATTGTCAAAAACGAATTGCAGGAACCCTGTGAAAGTTCCAAAGTTAAGGAAGAACAAATTGATACCCCACCAGCTTGTACAGAAGAAAGCATTGCAACACCCactgaaattaaaacagaaaatgatacAGTTGAGtcagtttaa